The DNA region CTGTGCGACCGCCTGCTGCTAATGGGCCGCCTGGACGAGAAACACGCGTTTACCGGCAAGGACGTGGCCGAAGTGATCAACGAGCTGCAGCAGGAATTCGCGCCCGCGGATCTGCGGATCAACCGGGGAGGGGGAGGTTGATGCCATCCCGGTTCGCGGGTGCACCCATGCTCTGCGTAGTGGGCGCGCGCCCGAACTTCATGAAGATTGCCCCGGTAATCCGGGCCAGGCGGGACGCCAACCCACCTGCGTCACGCTGCGCGAGAACACTGAGCGGCCGATTCCCGCTATAGCAGTTCGGGCATGTGCCGGCCCGGGCGCCCGAAGCACGTCTA from Betaproteobacteria bacterium includes:
- a CDS encoding ATPase yields the protein LCDRLLLMGRLDEKHAFTGKDVAEVINELQQEFAPADLRINRGGGG